The genomic segment GCTCCTGTCCCGGTCCAATAATCCATACGCGAGCTACACCCCGCGGTTGAAGAGGTCTTCGCGCACCGTCCGCAGCGCCGCGTGGATGGCCCCGGCCAGGACCGGGTTGCCTTCCACGGTGGACACCGCGAGCGTCGGGCGGGGTACCGCCACCGCGTGCAGCTCGTGCGTGATCAGGTCTTTGAGGAGGTCGCCGCCGGCGCGCAGGGTGCCGCCGGACAGGACGACGAGCGAGGGGTCCAGGACGGCCAGGACCGGGGCCAGCCCGCGCGCGGCGCGCTGGGCCAGGGTGGTCAGCATCGCCGTGTTGCCGGTCTCCACCGCGCGCCGGACGGCGTCGGAGTGGTCGTCGACGCGGATGCCGTGCTCGCGGGCCAGGTGCAGGACCGCCGGGCGGCCGGCGATGTTCTGGAAGGTGTTCTTCACCGGTTTGGCTGAGCGCATCAGCGGGTCCTGCGGATCCAGGGCGACCGGCATGTAGCCGATCTCGCCGGCCCCGCCGGTCGCGCCGCGCACGAACCGGCCGTCCTGCACGATCGCCAGTCCGATGCCGTTGCCCATCCAGAACACCACGAAGTCGTCGGCGCCGCGGGCCTGGCCCAGGTGCTGCTCGGCGATGGCGGCGAGGTTGACGTCGTTCTCGACTTCGACCCGCACGCCCAGCAGCTCGCGCAGCCGGCCCAGGTTGCCGCCGTGCCAGCCGGGCAGGTCGCGGGCGAAGCCGAGCTGGCCGGTCTGCGGGTGCGGGGCGCCGGGGACGCCGATGACCACGTGCCGGACCGCCTCCGGGGCGACCCCGGCGGCCTCGGCGGCGCCGTGCAGGGCATCGCGCACGCGCTCCACGCTCCCGGCCGCGCTGCGGCCGACCACCGGCACCTCGAACTCGCCGGCCACCTCGCCGGTCAGGTCGGCGACGGCGGCGGTGACCCGGGTGTGGGTGACGTCGACCCCGCCGGCGTGCCCGGCGGCCGGGTTCACGGCGTACAGCTGGGCGCTGGGTCCGGGGCCGCCGGCCGCGGTGCCGGCCGCGACGATCAGGTCGGCGGTCAGCAGCCGGTCGACCAGCTGGCTGGCGGTGGGCTTGGACAGCCCGGTCAGCGCGCCGATGCGGGTGCGGGTCAGCGGACCGTGCTCCAGGAGCAGCTCCAGGGCCGACCGGTCGTTGATCGACCGCAGAAGACGGGGGGTACCGGGGGTGGTGTCAGGATTGGCCACGGCGGCATTCTCCTCCCCGCTTCCCGGTGCCGGTGGGCAACTATTAGGAAAGTTTACTAACGAAAAGGGAGGTTAGCGGTCCCATCCTCGCTCGTCAAGAGTCTTCGCCCCGGGCGGCCTCCCAGCCCGACCACTTCGCGACCGTCACCGTCACCGCCGGGCCCTGCGGCGGGGTCGTGCGGTACTGCGGGTACTTCCGCTGGAACGCGGCCAGTACCTCCGGCGCCAGGGGACCGACGCGGGCGGTGCCGTCGGCTCGGGCCCACCACAGGGCGTTCCAGTCGGCGTCGTAGTGCTCCGCCAATAAGGAGACGTGCGGGTTCGCCGCGATGTTCCGCAACCGCTTCAGATCGGTGCTGCGCTTGGGCTTGTGGTCCACCACCAGGGCCAGGCCCGCACCGGCCTCGGCGAAGACTACCGGTACCAGATGAGGGACGCCTGAGGCGTCCGCCGTGGCCAGGATCGCGTGCGGCTGCGCCAGGAAGGCGGCTCTGGCTTGCTCGGGGGTCATGCCTCCGAGGGTAGGCAGGGCTGCCGCTCCCGGAGCGGAGCTAGAGCGCCGAGATCGACGCCGGTGCGCGTTCGCTGCGGCTCAGCGCGCGCAGGACGCCGGTCGCGCCGTGCCGGCGCAAGGCGATGCGGGACAGCAGGTCCACCACCGTCTCCACGGCGCGGGCCGGGGACTCCGGTGTCGGCAGGCCGACGCTGTACGCGAGGTCGTCGGAGTGGACGATCAGCTCCAGCATCCGGCTGGTGACGAAGTCGTCGAGGGTGATCGACCACGGACCCCAGGTGGGGCGGCGCACCAGGCGGTCCGGCGCGGCCGGCAGGACGGTGCCCAACTCCTCGACGCACGCGGCGACTCGAGCGGCCAGCGCGGCCGGCCCGTCGGCCGCCTCCTGCTCGCCGCCGGACCGGATGGCCTGGTTGAACGGCGTGTCGAGGTCCGAGCCGATCCAGCTGACCCGTTCGTAGTACTCGTGGATCGAGATGGCGGGCTCGGCGGGCAGCGGCTCGGCCAGCACCGCGGGGATGAAGAAGACCTGCCCGGCCAGGTGGCCCGCCAGCCCCTGGACACTGAGCTTCGCCAAGGCCGAGGGCTGGTCCCAGCCCTCTGCGACCTCTGGCGCGGCCAACAGCTTCGCCGCTGTGTCCGCCACGCTCAGGTAGAGATCCCTCGCCTGTGTCACCGTGCTGTCCCCAATCGCCGCCGCCGGGTGTCTGTGTGTCTGTGTGTCTGTGTGTCTGTGCGGTGAACCTCGCGGCGACGGAGATGCATTCCCGTTCAGGGCAGATCAGGGCGGTTCAGAGCAGTTCGGAGCAGTTCAGAGCAGCCCCTGGGCCATCGCCTTCGTCACCGCGGCGGTGCGGTCGTCCACGCCGAGCTTGCCGAACACCCGGACCAGGTGGGTTTTCACGGTGGCCTCGCTGATGAACAGCTCGCGGCCGATCTCGGCGTTCGCCAGGCCGCGGGCGACCAGGGCCAGGACCTCGCGTTCGCGCGGGGTCAGCGGCTGCGCGGCGGGCGTGCGCATGTGGTTGACCAGTTTGGCGGCCACCGCCGGGGCCAGGACCGTCTCGCCGCGGGCGGCCAGCCGCACCGCCTCGGCCAGGTCCGCGCGCGGGGTGTCCTTCAGCAGGTAGCCGGTCGCCCCGGCCTCGACCGCCCGGACGATGTCGGCGTCGGTGTCGTAGGTGGTCAGGATCAGCACCTTGACGGCCGGGGCCGCGGCGGCCAGCCGGGCGGTGGCCTCGACGCCGTCCACCCCGGCCATGCGCAGGTCCATCAGCACCACGTCCGGCGCCAGCTCCAGGGCCAGCCGCACGGCCTCGGCCCCGTCGGCGGCCTCGGCCACCACGTCCAGGTCCGGTTCGGCGGCCAGCATGCCGGTCAGGCCGGCGCGGACCACCGGGTGGTCGTCCACGATCAGGACCCGGAGATTCCCGTCCCGCTCACTCATAGGGCACCTCCGCCTCGACGCGCGTCCCGGCTCCGGGCGCGCTGGTGATCGTCAGCTCGCCGCCGACCTGCTCGACACGCTCGCGCATGGAGCGCATCCCGAAGCCGCCGCACGGCGCCTCCGGCATCCCGACGCCGTCGTCCTCGACGGCCAGCGTCAGCCGGTCGGCGCCGTAGGTCAGCCACACCGTGGCCGACGCCGCCCGCGCGTGCTTGCGGACGTTGGCCAGCGCCTCCTGCGCCACCCGCAGCGTCACGACCTGCACGGTGGCGGTCAGCGTCCGCGGGGTCCCGCCGATGTCGACGGCGGTGGCCATTCCCAGTTCCTCGCCGATCCGGGCCGCCGCACGCCGCAGCGCGGCGTCCAGCGGGAGCCCGGCGGTCGGGTCGCCGCCGATGAGGGCCCTGGCCTCGGCCAGGTTCTCCCGCGCGGTGCGGGCCGCCAGGTCCAGGCGCTCCCGGGTGGTGCCTGGGTCGGTGTCCAGCGTCGCCTCGGCGGCCTGGATCAGCATCAGCAGGCTGGTGAAGCCCTGCGCCAGGGTGTCGTGGATCTCCCGGGCCAGCCGCTCGCGCTCCTCGCGCACCCCGGCCTCGTGGTGGGCCCGTTCCAGCTCCGCCCGGGTGGCCTCCAGCTCCCGGATCAGCGCGCCGCGGCGGTCGTGGTCGTTCAGCATCTCGCCGAAGAAGACCCCGATGAACAGGTTGAAGAACAGCGCGCCCCCGGCCGTCAGCCCCCAGGCGACCACGCTGCCGCCGCTCAGGCCGTCCTGCAGGGCGATCGGCAGGGTCAGCACCGCCGAGGCCCCGGCCAGGGCCAGGAGGCCCCGCATCCGGAAGCCGGTCAGCGGCGAGAACTGCGACAGGACGACGCTGGCCATGAAGACCAGACTGGGGTCCCCCCACACGACGGCGAAGCACAGCGAGCACACGATCGCCAGGTGGTAGTACACGGCGCGCGGGCTGCCGCGGTCGAGCAGCCAGCGGTGCTGGAGCAGCAGGTAGGACGCCGACATCCCGGCCAGCGCGAAGTACAGCCAGACCGGCTTGTGCTCGATGGCGACCAGCAGGACCCCGATGGCCAGGCCGAAGTGCCATCCGATGGCCCACCACCGCGCGATGCGCTTCCAGGACGCGAAGGAGTCGCGGGCGTCCTGGGCGATGGTGTCGCTGACGACGGGCGCGCCGACAGTTGCGCCGGCGGCCGGGCCGCCGGACTCCGGGACATCGGATGCGGAGCTGTCGGCTGCCGGGCTCCCGGACGCCGGGACAGCTGACGCAGGGCCGCCGGCCGGGCCTGCGGACCCGGCCGGCGCGTCGGGCTCGATCACCCGTCGTCCCTTCCCCGCCACGTGAACGTCTTCAGGCACAGGAGCAAGCCGATCACACACCAGGCCGACAGCACCAGGGCAAGCCGTCCGTGTTCCCAGGACCCGGCCGGTTCGGCGTACTTGAACGAGTCCGGCAGGAACACCGAGCGCATCCCCTGGCACAGCCACTTGATGGGGAACGCCGCCCCGACCTCCTGGACCGCCTTGGGCAGCTGCGAGAACAAGATGAACACCCCCGAGATGAACTGCAACACCATGATCGGCAGCCAGACGATCGCGCCGCCGTTCTCCGAGCGGATGAGCCCGCTCATCCCGATCCCGAGCAGGCTGCAGGCGGTACAGCCGAGGAGCAGCACCCAGGCGAAGGTGAACCAGCGCTCCGGCGACGTCGGCAGACTCAGCCCCATCACCGTCACCCCGACCAGCAGCATCACCGCGACCTGGGCGAGCGTCGCGGCCAGCACCGAGGCCACCTTGCCCAGGAAGTACGACGCGGCCGGCATCGGCGTGGTCCGCAGCCGCTTGAGCGCCTTCGTGTGGCGTTCACCGGCCACCTGGTACGCCAGGTTCTGCAGCGCGCCGTTGATGACGCACATGCCGATCATCCCGGTCGCGTAGACCTGCTGGTACGTCGCGTCCGTCCCCTCGATCCGCCCCCGGAAGATCGACCCGAACAGCAGCAGCATCACCACCGGCACCGCGAAGGTGTAGATCAGCAGCCCGGTGTTGCGGGTCAGCTGCACCACCTCCACGACCATCCGCACCCGGCCGATCCGCCACACCTCGCGCAGCGTGGCGCGCTGTCGTTCCCAGGCCTCAGCCGTCCCCTCCGCGGCCCCCGCCGTCTCGACTGTCTGCCCTGTCGCCATCGCGCTCATCGCGAACTCCCCTCCTGCGCCCCGATCAGCCGTGCCCCGATCAGATCCAGATAGATGTCCTCCAGCGACGGCCGCACCACCGACAGCCCCGGGATCTCGCCCCGGAACAGCGTCGACAGCTCCGCGACGAAGCGTGTCGGCTCCGAGGTGCGCTGCTCGCGGCGGCGGCCGTCCTCCTCCTCCCAGGTCACGATCGCCTCGGCCCGGTCCCGGCCGCCGAGCCGGTCCGGCGCGTCCACCTCGACCAGCCGGCCCTCGGCCAGCACGCCGACCCGGTCGGCCAGGGCCTCGGCCTCCTCCAGGTAGTGCGTGGTGAGCAGGATGGTGGTCCCGGCGGTGCGCAGCGAGCCGATCAGCTCCCAGAACTGGCGGCGCGCGGCCGGGTCGAACCCGGTCGTCGGCTCGTCCAGGAACAGCAGCTCCGGGTCCCCGACGATGCCGAGCGCCACGTCCAGCCGCCGACGCTGCCCGCCGGACAGCCGTGAGGTGAGGGTCCGGGTCTGCTCGGTGAGCCCGACCGCCGCGATCACCTCGTCCGGGTCGCGGGGGGCCGGGTAGTAGGCGCCGAACTGCCGCACGGCCTCCCCGACCCGCAGCATCGTGAAGTCCTTGGCCTCCTGCAGCACGACCCCGATCCGGGCCCGCCACCGGTGGTCCGCCCGGGCCGGGTCCACGCCCAGCACCGACACCTCGCCCCCGTCGCGCCCCCGCAGCCCTTCCAGGATCTCCACGGCGGTGCTCTTGCCCGCGCCGTTCGGTCCCAGCAGCGCGAAGATCTCGCCGGCGGCGACCTCCAGATCGACGCCGGCGAGCGCCGCGGCGTCCCCGTAGTTCTTGCGCAGTCCCCTGACGCGCAGTGCTGTGGTCATGCCTCCACAGTGCCCGCCGGAGCGGTGCGGGCATGAGGTGCTACCGGTTGAATCCGGGGGTCAACCGGTCGATGGACCCTTCAGGAGTTGGGCCCTGTTTGAGCAGGAAGGGCGTCCTCGAGGCTGCTCCCGGCGCCGGTCGCGCTCGCGGCGGGCAGGCCGACCTTCACCCCGGCCTCGTCGAAGGCCGTGAGCAGCCGCGAGCGCAGCTCCCGCGCGACCTCGGAGCTGGTGCGCGGGGCGGTGCGCATGCTGACGCGCATCATCATGTGGTCGCCCTCGATGGACTCGATGCCGGCGATGGTCGGCGCCTCGGACAGGAAGCTGGCCTTCCACATCGGGTCCTCGAACAGCTGGTGCGCGGTCTCGACCATGATGTCGCTGACCCGCGAGGGGTTCTCGGTGTAGGAGACCGGGACGTCCACGATGGCGCGCGCGTGCCCCTGCGACTGGTTGCCGATCCGCTTGATCGTGCCGTTGCGCACGTACCAGACCACCCCGTCGGGGTCGCGCAGCTGCGTGATCCGCAGGCCCACGTCCTCCACGGTGCCCTTGGCGACGCCGGCGTCGATGAAGTCGCCGACCCCGTACTGGTCCTCCATGATCATGAAGATCCCGGCCAGCAGGTCGGTCACCACGTCGCGGGCGCCGAAGCCGACCGCCACCGACAGCCCGCCCACCGAGGCCAGCAGCGGCCCGGTGGGGATGTGCAGCTGCTGGATGACCATCAGCGCCGCGATGATCATGATGGTCACGCTGGCGATGCTGCCCAGCACGCCGCCGAGGGCGCGGGTGCGCTGCATCCGCCGCTCGGCGCCCATCAGGAGCCCGGACTCCAGGAAGCGCCCCGGCTTGGACTCGGCGCGCATCGCGGCCTTCTCGATGGTCCGGCGGATGAAGGTGCGCGTGACCTTCCGCAGGATCATCGCCACGACGATGATCGACACGATCGTGACGGCGTCGGAGACGATCACGCTGGTGTGGTCGCTGAACCAGTTGCCCACGTGTTCCGCCTTAGTGCTCAGCGATCCCGTGGGATCGGTCGACGGAGCGCTGGAAGAGCCGGCGCCAGGCGCGGACGACGGCTTGTGCGCTGCGGTGATCACGACTGCTGCGGACACTTGGTTCAGGGCCTCACGGACTCATTCGAATGGCGTACGAAAACATCGCCACATTAGAGGATCCCAGCGTGCGGAAAAACCTCGCTCGCGACGAGTTCCAGCTGGTCCAGGTCGTCGAGGTCGAAAGTGCGCAGGTAGACGCGCCGGGTTCCGACCGCGTGATATTCGCCAAGTTTTTCGAGAAGTTGACCCGGCGTCAGCCGCAGCACCATCTGGTTCGCGGCGGTCTTGCGGGCTATCGCCTCGGCGCGCCGCTCGATCTCCGCCCCGGTCCGTCCGCAGGCCACGACCATGGTCACGGACAGGGTCAGGGTGTCAGGATCGCGCCCGACCGCCTCGCAGGCTTCCCGCACTCGGACATAGCTGTCCGCGACTTGGTCCGAGGGCCGGAAGTTCGAGTTGAACTCGGAGGCGTAGGTCGCGGCCAGGCGCGGGGTGCGCTGCGGGCCCCGGCCGCCGACGATGATCGGCGGATGCGGGCGCTGCGCGGGCTTGGGGAGCGCGGGGGAGTCGGTGAGCTCGTAGTGCTCGCCCTTGAACGAGTACGTCTGTCCGGCCGGCGTGCTCCAGAGCCCCTTGACGATCTGGAGCTGCTCCTCGAGCCGGCCGAACCTGCGCTCTGGGAACGGGATCCCGTACGCAGCGTGTTCGGCCGCGTCCCAACCGGTGCCCAGGCCCAGCTCGACCCGGCCGCCCGACATCTGGTCCACCTGCGCGACCTGGATCGCCAGCGGCCCGGGGAGCCGGAACGTCGCCGGCGTCACCAGCGAGCCCAGGCGTATCCGCCGCGTCTCCCGCGCGAGTCCGGCCAGCGTCGTCCAGCAGTCGGTGGGACCCGGCAGCCCGTCGGCGGCCCCGCCGGCCCGGTAGTGGTCGGAGCGGAAGAAACCGTCGTAGCCGAGGTCTTCGGCGGCGCGGGCGACCCGCAGCAGGGTGTCGTAGGAGGCACCCTGCTGCGGCTCCGTGAGTACTCGAAGATCCATAGGGGTCAGACTGGCACGCCCGCCGACGTCACTTCCAGTCCCAGCTCCGCGGCCATGAAGCCCCACATGTCCGCGTACACGCCCACCGTCTTGGAGACGCTGCGGGCGGCGTGGCCGGCCTCGCGCTCCGCGCGGAACAGCACCGGCCGCCGCGTGATCGGCGCCGAGGTGGCGTGCTGGAGGGCGGCCGCGAGCTTGCGGGCGTGCAGCGGGTCGACGCGGCTGTCGCTATCGAAGACGGCGAACAGGGTGGCCGGGTAGGCGGTGCCTTCGTGCACATTGTGATACGGCGAGTAAGCGATCAGCCAACCGAACTGCTCGGGGTCCTCGGCGGTGCCGAATTCCTCGTTCCACGTGACGCCGAGGCCGTGCTGCTCGTAGCGGATCATGTCCAGCAGCGGCGCCCAGCACACCACCGCCGCGTACTTCTCAGGATGCTGGGTCAGTGCCGCGCCGACCAGCAGCCCGCCGTTGGAGCCGCCGAAGATCCCGAGCTGCGCACGGGTGGTCACGCCATGGTCGACCAGCCAGTCGCCGGCGGCGTGGAAGTCGTCGAAGACGTTCTGCTTGTTCGCCATCATCCCGGCGCGGTGCCACTCCTCGCCTTCCTCGGAGCCGCCGCGCAGGTTCGCGATCGCGTAGGTGCCGCCGGCGTTGACCCAGGCCAGGATCCGCGGGCTGTAGACCGGGGTCATGGGGATGTTGAAGCCGCCGTAGCCGTAGAGGATGGTCGGCTTCGGGCCCTCCTCGCCCTCCTCGCCCTCCTTGCCATCCTCGCCGCCCTCGATGACGAACATCCGGACCGCGGTGCCGTCCTTGGAGGTGTACGTGACCTGCCGCGTGCGGACCTGCGGGAGCTCCACCTCGGCCGGCGGCCGCTCCCACACGGTGCTCAGGCCGGTGCGCGCGTCGAAGTGGTGGATCTCCAGCGGAGTCGTGTAGTCGGTGTAGCCGAACCAGAGCTCGTGGCCGCCCTCGGGGCGGGTGCTCAGCCCGGCCAGCGTGCCCAGACCCGGCAGCGGGATCTCGCCGACCTTCTCGCCGGTGCGGGCGTCGTGCAGCGCCAGCTCGCCGACCGCGTGCCGGGTGCGGGCCACGACCAGCAGCGGGCGCTCCAGCTCCGGACCGTCCAGCAGCGCGTAGGAGTCCAGGACCGCGTCCGGGTCCTCGGGAACCAGATCGCGCCAGTTCTCATAGGCGAGCTCGCCCGCCGGGGCCACGCAGATCCGGCCGCGCGGGGCGTCCCGGTCGGTCCACAGCAGGACGCTGCCGGCCAGCGGGGAGCCGGCGTCGCAGATCTCGACCGAGGTCTGGTTGTCCAGGCCGGCCTGGACCGGGACCAGCGCCGGGCTCTCGTGCGAGCTCGCGGTCAGGTCGGCGACGTAGACGTCGTTGCGCGGCGCGGTCCCGGCGTGGGTGTCGATCTCCAGCCAGCGGCCGTCGCGGGTCACCGAGACCCCGAAGTAGCTGGTCTTCGGCGTGCCGGCGCCGAAGATCTCGACGTCCTCGACGTCCGGGTCGGTCCCCACCTTGTGGAGGTGTACGCGCCGGTGGAACTGCCGTTCCCCCTCGGGGACGGTGTCGGGGTGCGGCTTGCGGACGTAGTAGTAGGCCTCGCCGCCGGGCAGCCAGCCCACCGGCGAGTACCGGGTGCGGGCGATCGGGCCCTCGAGGCGTTCCAGGGTGTCGACGTCGAGCACGTAGAGGACCGACTCCTCGGTCCCGGCCTCCGAGATCAGGTAGGCGAGGCGGTCGCCCTCCTTCGACGGCTGCCAGCCGTCCAGCGTCGTGGTGCCGGACGGATCCAGCGCCACCGGGTCGACCAGCACCCGCTCGGTGCCGTCGGCCTCGATCACGAGCAGCGCCGCGTGCTCCTGGCCCGGCAGCCGCCGCGTCAGGAAGCGGCGTCCGCCGCGCCAGGCCGGCGCCGAGACGTCGCCGGTGCCCATCAACGCGGCCAGCCGCGCGGCGAATCCGGAGGTGGCCGGCCAGCCCGCGCGGGCCTCGGCGAACAGCGAGTCCTGGGCCGCGACCCAGGCTTCGGTCCGCGGGTCCTTCGGGTCCTCCAGCCAGCGGTAAGGGTCGCGGACGTCGCGGCCATGCAGGTGATCGGCCACAGTCAGACGTTCAGCCTGCGGGTATGCAAAGGACGACATGCCTCAGAAGACTATGTGTTGTAGTCGATCTGCGTTAACCCTCTCGTGACACATGATTTTGAAGATGTGCGTGAAATCTGGTAGCGCGGGAACCACAACAGCGGACAGACTGGATCTACCCGTGAACCGATCCGCGGATACGCACTCCGACGTGCGCTGATGTGTCAGCTGAGGCATCAGCCGTACGCCGGGTGCGCTGCAAGCGGGCCGGGAACGTTAGCTCCGGCGCGAGCCACGCGTCGGACTCGGTCAGGAGGCCACCAGTGCCGCACGCACTTCTTTTGAACGCTTCATATGAGCCGT from the Catenulispora sp. MAP5-51 genome contains:
- a CDS encoding maleylpyruvate isomerase N-terminal domain-containing protein — encoded protein: MTQARDLYLSVADTAAKLLAAPEVAEGWDQPSALAKLSVQGLAGHLAGQVFFIPAVLAEPLPAEPAISIHEYYERVSWIGSDLDTPFNQAIRSGGEQEAADGPAALAARVAACVEELGTVLPAAPDRLVRRPTWGPWSITLDDFVTSRMLELIVHSDDLAYSVGLPTPESPARAVETVVDLLSRIALRRHGATGVLRALSRSERAPASISAL
- a CDS encoding ABC transporter permease; protein product: MSAMATGQTVETAGAAEGTAEAWERQRATLREVWRIGRVRMVVEVVQLTRNTGLLIYTFAVPVVMLLLFGSIFRGRIEGTDATYQQVYATGMIGMCVINGALQNLAYQVAGERHTKALKRLRTTPMPAASYFLGKVASVLAATLAQVAVMLLVGVTVMGLSLPTSPERWFTFAWVLLLGCTACSLLGIGMSGLIRSENGGAIVWLPIMVLQFISGVFILFSQLPKAVQEVGAAFPIKWLCQGMRSVFLPDSFKYAEPAGSWEHGRLALVLSAWCVIGLLLCLKTFTWRGRDDG
- a CDS encoding response regulator, whose amino-acid sequence is MSERDGNLRVLIVDDHPVVRAGLTGMLAAEPDLDVVAEAADGAEAVRLALELAPDVVLMDLRMAGVDGVEATARLAAAAPAVKVLILTTYDTDADIVRAVEAGATGYLLKDTPRADLAEAVRLAARGETVLAPAVAAKLVNHMRTPAAQPLTPREREVLALVARGLANAEIGRELFISEATVKTHLVRVFGKLGVDDRTAAVTKAMAQGLL
- a CDS encoding sensor histidine kinase, whose product is MIEPDAPAGSAGPAGGPASAVPASGSPAADSSASDVPESGGPAAGATVGAPVVSDTIAQDARDSFASWKRIARWWAIGWHFGLAIGVLLVAIEHKPVWLYFALAGMSASYLLLQHRWLLDRGSPRAVYYHLAIVCSLCFAVVWGDPSLVFMASVVLSQFSPLTGFRMRGLLALAGASAVLTLPIALQDGLSGGSVVAWGLTAGGALFFNLFIGVFFGEMLNDHDRRGALIRELEATRAELERAHHEAGVREERERLAREIHDTLAQGFTSLLMLIQAAEATLDTDPGTTRERLDLAARTARENLAEARALIGGDPTAGLPLDAALRRAAARIGEELGMATAVDIGGTPRTLTATVQVVTLRVAQEALANVRKHARAASATVWLTYGADRLTLAVEDDGVGMPEAPCGGFGMRSMRERVEQVGGELTITSAPGAGTRVEAEVPYE
- a CDS encoding TIGR03668 family PPOX class F420-dependent oxidoreductase; this encodes MTPEQARAAFLAQPHAILATADASGVPHLVPVVFAEAGAGLALVVDHKPKRSTDLKRLRNIAANPHVSLLAEHYDADWNALWWARADGTARVGPLAPEVLAAFQRKYPQYRTTPPQGPAVTVTVAKWSGWEAARGEDS
- a CDS encoding mechanosensitive ion channel family protein, producing MGNWFSDHTSVIVSDAVTIVSIIVVAMILRKVTRTFIRRTIEKAAMRAESKPGRFLESGLLMGAERRMQRTRALGGVLGSIASVTIMIIAALMVIQQLHIPTGPLLASVGGLSVAVGFGARDVVTDLLAGIFMIMEDQYGVGDFIDAGVAKGTVEDVGLRITQLRDPDGVVWYVRNGTIKRIGNQSQGHARAIVDVPVSYTENPSRVSDIMVETAHQLFEDPMWKASFLSEAPTIAGIESIEGDHMMMRVSMRTAPRTSSEVARELRSRLLTAFDEAGVKVGLPAASATGAGSSLEDALPAQTGPNS
- a CDS encoding LLM class F420-dependent oxidoreductase; this translates as MDLRVLTEPQQGASYDTLLRVARAAEDLGYDGFFRSDHYRAGGAADGLPGPTDCWTTLAGLARETRRIRLGSLVTPATFRLPGPLAIQVAQVDQMSGGRVELGLGTGWDAAEHAAYGIPFPERRFGRLEEQLQIVKGLWSTPAGQTYSFKGEHYELTDSPALPKPAQRPHPPIIVGGRGPQRTPRLAATYASEFNSNFRPSDQVADSYVRVREACEAVGRDPDTLTLSVTMVVACGRTGAEIERRAEAIARKTAANQMVLRLTPGQLLEKLGEYHAVGTRRVYLRTFDLDDLDQLELVASEVFPHAGIL
- a CDS encoding prolyl oligopeptidase family protein → MSSFAYPQAERLTVADHLHGRDVRDPYRWLEDPKDPRTEAWVAAQDSLFAEARAGWPATSGFAARLAALMGTGDVSAPAWRGGRRFLTRRLPGQEHAALLVIEADGTERVLVDPVALDPSGTTTLDGWQPSKEGDRLAYLISEAGTEESVLYVLDVDTLERLEGPIARTRYSPVGWLPGGEAYYYVRKPHPDTVPEGERQFHRRVHLHKVGTDPDVEDVEIFGAGTPKTSYFGVSVTRDGRWLEIDTHAGTAPRNDVYVADLTASSHESPALVPVQAGLDNQTSVEICDAGSPLAGSVLLWTDRDAPRGRICVAPAGELAYENWRDLVPEDPDAVLDSYALLDGPELERPLLVVARTRHAVGELALHDARTGEKVGEIPLPGLGTLAGLSTRPEGGHELWFGYTDYTTPLEIHHFDARTGLSTVWERPPAEVELPQVRTRQVTYTSKDGTAVRMFVIEGGEDGKEGEEGEEGPKPTILYGYGGFNIPMTPVYSPRILAWVNAGGTYAIANLRGGSEEGEEWHRAGMMANKQNVFDDFHAAGDWLVDHGVTTRAQLGIFGGSNGGLLVGAALTQHPEKYAAVVCWAPLLDMIRYEQHGLGVTWNEEFGTAEDPEQFGWLIAYSPYHNVHEGTAYPATLFAVFDSDSRVDPLHARKLAAALQHATSAPITRRPVLFRAEREAGHAARSVSKTVGVYADMWGFMAAELGLEVTSAGVPV
- a CDS encoding ROK family protein; protein product: MANPDTTPGTPRLLRSINDRSALELLLEHGPLTRTRIGALTGLSKPTASQLVDRLLTADLIVAAGTAAGGPGPSAQLYAVNPAAGHAGGVDVTHTRVTAAVADLTGEVAGEFEVPVVGRSAAGSVERVRDALHGAAEAAGVAPEAVRHVVIGVPGAPHPQTGQLGFARDLPGWHGGNLGRLRELLGVRVEVENDVNLAAIAEQHLGQARGADDFVVFWMGNGIGLAIVQDGRFVRGATGGAGEIGYMPVALDPQDPLMRSAKPVKNTFQNIAGRPAVLHLAREHGIRVDDHSDAVRRAVETGNTAMLTTLAQRAARGLAPVLAVLDPSLVVLSGGTLRAGGDLLKDLITHELHAVAVPRPTLAVSTVEGNPVLAGAIHAALRTVREDLFNRGV
- a CDS encoding ABC transporter ATP-binding protein, with product MTTALRVRGLRKNYGDAAALAGVDLEVAAGEIFALLGPNGAGKSTAVEILEGLRGRDGGEVSVLGVDPARADHRWRARIGVVLQEAKDFTMLRVGEAVRQFGAYYPAPRDPDEVIAAVGLTEQTRTLTSRLSGGQRRRLDVALGIVGDPELLFLDEPTTGFDPAARRQFWELIGSLRTAGTTILLTTHYLEEAEALADRVGVLAEGRLVEVDAPDRLGGRDRAEAIVTWEEEDGRRREQRTSEPTRFVAELSTLFRGEIPGLSVVRPSLEDIYLDLIGARLIGAQEGSSR